In the Astatotilapia calliptera chromosome 5, fAstCal1.2, whole genome shotgun sequence genome, one interval contains:
- the LOC113023104 gene encoding histone H1-like, which translates to MMRSTCQRCGGKGSIINTPCAEVQAKKKKTMTSKPKKVSLSVGELIVKAVAASKERNGLSVAALKKALAAGGYDVDKNKARVKTAIKSLVAKGTLVQTKGTGASGSFKMNRVTETKAKTPAAAKAKKPAAAAKKSPRKAAAAAFQPLARSQPHQRTIVRVAVTSLCM; encoded by the coding sequence ATGATGCGTTCAACGTGCCAGCGCTGTGGTGGGAAAGGCTCCATCATAAACACGCCCTGCGCCGAGGTTcaggccaagaagaagaagacgatgacTTCCAAGCCCAAGAAGGTCAGCCTCAGCGTGGGCGAGCTGATTGTGAAAGCCGTGGCCGCTTCCAAGGAGCGCAACGGCCTGTCCGTGGCCGCTCTCAAGAAGGCTCTGGCTGCCGGAGGCTACGATGTGGACAAGAACAAGGCCCGTGTCAAGACCGCCATCAAGAGTCTGGTGGCGAAGGGCACTCTGGTGCAGACCAAGGGCACCGGGGCCTCCGGATCCTTCAAGATGAATAGGGTTACTGAGACCAAAGCTAAGACGCCCGCCGCGGCCAAAGCCAAGAAACCGGCAGCAGCTGCTAAGAAGTCGCccaggaaggcagcagcagcagcatttcagCCACTAGCACGAAGTCAACCGCATCAGAGGACAATAGTGAGAGTGGCTGTGACTTCACTGTGCATGTGA